The following are from one region of the Actinomyces sp. oral taxon 897 genome:
- a CDS encoding aspartate:alanine exchanger family transporter, with amino-acid sequence MVTNLLAHLAKNPVLVLFLLVGTGMLVGHVKARGVSLGAAAVLFLGIALAAWGAAWDVPDTGRPTFITIPPEIGTFGLALFTFAIGVQSGPNFFHVIRNAAGPLVIMLTILVAAAGAALGVGHALGMDPTLIAGTFAGAVTNTPALAAAGNAATAAGNPEGAGIATVGYAVAYLYGVVGMLFFCLLALRYRRTDHDTPSPVINRTIRVERRDSPRIEDILEVIPGELKFSRLRRGETGPITRPTPKDHVYAGDLVTVVGTKDAVNQVIRDLGHGSSHSLIEDRKYLDFRRITVSDPKVAGRTVGELAMDASYGATISRVRRGDVDMVGTPDLVLQLGDRVRVVAPTGRMAEITRFFGDSARGLSSINPVAMGLGMALGIIIGEWEFLTPTGATFSIGSAAGTLIVGLVFGKIGRIGSFVTALPFTATAVLSEFGLLVFLAQAGTKAGSQIESAFAGDDWWKILLTGFVVTTMVGLSLYVTMRWVVGMGGTRLSGLLGGVQTQPAILAFANERTGSDPRVALGYAMVYPVAMVAKIFIAQILGGLA; translated from the coding sequence TTGGTCACCAACCTCCTCGCCCACCTGGCCAAGAACCCCGTCCTCGTCCTCTTCCTCCTGGTCGGCACGGGTATGCTCGTGGGTCACGTCAAGGCCAGGGGGGTCAGCCTGGGCGCGGCCGCCGTCCTCTTCCTGGGCATTGCGCTGGCCGCCTGGGGCGCGGCCTGGGACGTCCCCGACACGGGCAGGCCCACCTTCATCACCATCCCCCCGGAGATCGGCACCTTCGGCCTGGCCCTGTTCACCTTCGCCATCGGGGTCCAGTCCGGCCCCAACTTCTTCCACGTCATCCGCAACGCCGCAGGTCCCCTGGTCATCATGCTGACCATCCTCGTGGCCGCCGCCGGGGCCGCCCTGGGGGTCGGGCACGCCCTGGGCATGGACCCCACGCTCATTGCCGGGACCTTCGCGGGCGCCGTCACCAACACCCCGGCCCTGGCCGCCGCGGGCAACGCCGCCACGGCCGCGGGCAACCCCGAGGGGGCTGGCATCGCCACCGTGGGCTACGCCGTCGCCTACCTCTACGGGGTGGTCGGCATGCTGTTCTTCTGCCTGCTGGCGCTGCGCTACCGGCGTACCGACCACGACACCCCCTCGCCCGTGATCAACCGCACCATCCGCGTGGAGCGGCGCGACAGCCCCCGTATCGAGGACATCCTGGAGGTCATCCCCGGGGAGCTGAAGTTCTCCCGCCTACGTCGCGGGGAGACCGGGCCCATTACCCGGCCCACCCCCAAGGACCACGTCTACGCGGGCGACCTGGTCACCGTCGTCGGCACCAAGGACGCCGTCAACCAGGTCATCAGGGACCTGGGGCACGGCTCCTCCCACTCCCTGATCGAGGACCGCAAGTACCTCGACTTCCGCCGCATCACGGTCTCCGACCCCAAGGTCGCCGGGCGCACCGTGGGGGAGCTCGCCATGGACGCCAGCTACGGGGCCACCATCTCCCGGGTACGCCGCGGTGACGTGGACATGGTGGGCACCCCGGACCTGGTCCTCCAGCTCGGCGACCGGGTGCGCGTCGTCGCCCCCACCGGGCGGATGGCGGAGATCACCAGGTTCTTCGGCGACTCCGCCCGGGGCCTGTCCTCCATTAACCCGGTGGCCATGGGGCTGGGGATGGCACTGGGCATTATTATCGGCGAGTGGGAGTTCCTCACCCCCACCGGGGCGACCTTCTCCATCGGCTCGGCCGCGGGCACGCTGATCGTGGGCCTCGTCTTCGGCAAGATCGGGCGCATTGGGAGCTTCGTGACGGCCCTGCCGTTCACCGCCACCGCCGTGCTCAGCGAGTTCGGGCTCCTGGTGTTCCTGGCCCAGGCCGGCACCAAGGCCGGCAGCCAGATCGAGAGCGCCTTCGCCGGCGACGACTGGTGGAAGATCCTCCTGACCGGGTTCGTCGTCACCACCATGGTGGGCCTGAGCCTGTACGTCACCATGCGCTGGGTGGTGGGGATGGGCGGCACACGCCTGTCCGGGCTCCTGGGAGGCGTCCAGACCCAGCCGGCCATCCTGGCCTTCGCCAACGAGCGCACCGGCTCCGACC
- the ilvC gene encoding ketol-acid reductoisomerase translates to MAAEKFYDDDADLSVIQSKKVAVIGYGSQGHAHALNLRDSGVEVVVGLREGSRSVAKAEEAGLPVKPIAEAVAWADVVTILAPDQVQAELYRNEIEPNLKAGAALLFAHGFNIHFGYIKPAADHDVIMVAPKGPGHTVRREFEAGRGVPVLVCVEQDASGAAWPLVLSYAKAIGGTRAGAIKTTFREETETDLFGEQNVLCGGVSKLIQYGYEVLVEAGYQPEMAYFEVCHEMKLIVDLINEGGISKQRWSCSDTAEYGDYVSGPRVITPDVKEHMKEVLADIQDGSFAKRFMEDQAAGAPEFKRLRAEGEAHPIEKTGREVRSMFAWRSDIDKDYQEGSVAR, encoded by the coding sequence ATGGCAGCTGAGAAGTTCTACGACGACGACGCGGACCTGAGCGTCATCCAGTCCAAGAAGGTCGCGGTCATCGGCTACGGCTCCCAGGGCCACGCCCATGCCCTCAACCTGCGGGACTCCGGCGTGGAGGTCGTGGTGGGCCTGCGTGAGGGCTCCCGCTCCGTCGCCAAGGCCGAGGAGGCCGGGCTGCCCGTCAAGCCGATCGCCGAGGCCGTGGCCTGGGCCGACGTCGTGACGATCCTGGCCCCCGACCAGGTCCAGGCCGAGCTGTACCGCAACGAGATCGAGCCCAACCTCAAGGCCGGTGCCGCGCTGCTCTTCGCCCACGGCTTCAATATCCACTTCGGCTACATTAAGCCCGCCGCCGACCACGACGTCATTATGGTCGCCCCCAAGGGACCCGGCCACACCGTGCGCCGCGAGTTCGAGGCCGGGCGCGGCGTGCCGGTGCTGGTCTGCGTCGAGCAGGACGCCTCCGGGGCCGCCTGGCCGCTGGTGCTGTCCTACGCCAAGGCCATTGGCGGCACCCGCGCCGGGGCCATTAAGACCACCTTCCGCGAGGAGACCGAGACCGACCTGTTCGGTGAGCAGAACGTCCTGTGCGGCGGCGTCTCCAAGCTCATCCAGTACGGCTACGAGGTGCTCGTCGAGGCCGGCTACCAGCCCGAGATGGCCTACTTCGAGGTCTGCCACGAGATGAAGCTCATTGTGGACCTCATTAACGAGGGCGGTATCTCCAAGCAGCGCTGGTCCTGCTCCGACACCGCCGAGTACGGTGACTACGTCTCCGGCCCGCGCGTCATCACCCCCGACGTCAAGGAGCACATGAAGGAGGTCCTGGCCGACATCCAGGACGGTTCCTTCGCCAAGCGCTTTATGGAGGACCAGGCCGCCGGCGCCCCGGAGTTCAAGCGCCTGCGCGCCGAGGGCGAGGCCCATCCGATCGAGAAGACCGGGCGAGAGGTCCGCTCCATGTTCGCCTGGCGCTCCGACATTGACAAGGACTACCAGGAGGGCTCCGTGGCCCGCTGA
- the ilvN gene encoding acetolactate synthase small subunit: MSKHTLSVLVENKPGVLTRVSALFTRRGFNIHSLAVGPTEHEDISRITVIADAEGLAMEQVIKQLNKLVNVLKIVELDSQTSVERELYLIKVRADDANRTSVLQIVDLFRAHVVDVCPTSVVIETVGSQSKVNALLEALRPYGVKEIVQSGAVAITRGPRSITDQLKDK, encoded by the coding sequence ATGAGCAAGCACACCCTGTCCGTCCTGGTCGAGAACAAGCCCGGCGTGCTGACGCGCGTCTCGGCCCTGTTCACCCGCCGGGGGTTCAATATCCACTCCCTGGCCGTGGGCCCCACCGAGCACGAGGACATCTCGCGTATTACGGTGATCGCCGACGCCGAGGGCCTGGCCATGGAGCAGGTCATCAAGCAGCTCAACAAGCTGGTCAACGTCCTCAAGATCGTCGAGCTGGACAGCCAGACCTCCGTGGAGCGCGAGCTCTACCTCATTAAGGTCCGCGCGGACGACGCCAACCGTACCTCCGTCCTCCAGATCGTCGACCTCTTCCGCGCCCACGTCGTGGACGTGTGCCCCACGAGCGTGGTCATTGAGACCGTCGGCTCACAGTCGAAGGTCAATGCTCTTCTGGAGGCCCTGCGCCCCTACGGGGTCAAGGAGATCGTCCAGTCCGGCGCCGTGGCTATTACGCGCGGCCCCCGATCCATCACCGATCAACTCAAGGACAAGTGA
- a CDS encoding acetolactate synthase large subunit, with amino-acid sequence MGQRTDHHAPAAPSQEMTGAQALVRVLEDLGVTDIFGMPGGAILPFYDPLLASTRIRHVLVRHEQGAGHAAEGYAMVTGRPGVCVATSGPGATNLITAIGDAHMDSVPMLAVTGQVGARAIGTDAFQEADIVGATMPFVKHSFLVTSPDDVAQAVTEAFYIASTGRPGPVLVDVTKDAQVGTTTYRGLPEVDLPGYHLPGRPNARRLAQAAEVLAAAERPVLYLGGGLNRAQVDPAELLALVELIGAPCTTTLTALDVLPSDHPLNMGMPGMHGTVTAVGALQRSDVIVSLGARFDDRVTGHLDTFARRAAIVHVDIDPAEISKVRAADVPIVGDLADVVPALIRAFREQVAAEGRQDISGWLQEVERVRATYPTEWTDTDDGLLQPQEVITHLDRAAPEDTVWVTGVGQHQMWAAHFLHFHRPHSWLTSAGAGTMGYGVPAAMGAKVALPQRPVWLIDGDGCFQMTNQELATCTLNEIPIKVAVINNSSLGMVRQWQTLFYGQRYSNTDLHTGAGTQRVPDFVTMAQAYGAVGLRCERLEDVDDVIAQANAINDRPVVIDFICSADAQVWPMVAAGVSNDDIQHARGMSPVWEEE; translated from the coding sequence ATGGGTCAGCGCACCGACCACCACGCTCCCGCAGCACCCAGCCAGGAGATGACAGGGGCCCAGGCGCTCGTGCGCGTCCTGGAGGACCTGGGGGTCACGGACATCTTCGGTATGCCCGGAGGCGCCATCCTCCCCTTCTACGACCCCCTCCTGGCCTCTACGCGCATCCGCCACGTCCTGGTCCGCCACGAGCAGGGGGCCGGTCACGCGGCCGAGGGCTACGCCATGGTGACCGGACGCCCGGGCGTGTGCGTGGCCACCTCCGGCCCCGGCGCCACCAACCTGATCACCGCCATCGGGGACGCCCACATGGACTCCGTGCCCATGCTGGCCGTCACCGGGCAGGTCGGGGCCCGCGCCATCGGGACCGACGCCTTCCAGGAGGCGGACATCGTCGGGGCGACCATGCCCTTCGTCAAGCACTCCTTCCTGGTCACCTCCCCCGACGACGTCGCCCAGGCGGTGACCGAGGCCTTCTACATCGCCTCCACCGGGCGGCCCGGGCCGGTGCTGGTGGACGTCACCAAGGACGCGCAGGTCGGTACCACCACCTACCGCGGCCTGCCAGAGGTCGACCTCCCCGGCTACCACCTGCCCGGCCGCCCCAACGCGCGGCGCCTGGCCCAGGCCGCCGAGGTCCTGGCGGCCGCCGAGCGCCCGGTGCTCTACCTGGGGGGCGGCCTCAACCGCGCCCAGGTGGATCCCGCCGAGCTCCTGGCGCTGGTGGAGCTCATTGGCGCGCCCTGTACCACCACCCTGACCGCCCTGGACGTGCTGCCCTCCGACCACCCCCTCAATATGGGCATGCCGGGCATGCACGGCACCGTCACCGCCGTCGGGGCCCTCCAGCGGTCCGACGTCATTGTCAGTCTCGGCGCCCGCTTCGACGACCGCGTCACCGGGCACTTGGACACCTTCGCGCGGAGGGCCGCCATCGTCCACGTGGACATCGACCCCGCTGAGATCTCCAAGGTCCGCGCCGCAGACGTCCCCATTGTCGGTGACCTGGCCGACGTCGTCCCCGCCCTGATCCGGGCCTTCCGGGAGCAGGTGGCCGCCGAGGGGCGCCAGGACATTAGCGGCTGGCTCCAGGAGGTGGAGCGGGTGCGCGCCACCTACCCCACCGAGTGGACGGACACCGACGACGGCCTCCTCCAGCCCCAGGAGGTCATTACCCACCTGGACCGCGCGGCCCCCGAGGACACGGTCTGGGTCACCGGGGTGGGCCAGCACCAGATGTGGGCGGCGCACTTCCTGCACTTCCACCGTCCGCACTCGTGGCTGACCAGCGCGGGCGCGGGGACCATGGGCTATGGCGTCCCGGCTGCCATGGGGGCCAAGGTGGCCCTGCCGCAGCGCCCGGTGTGGCTCATTGACGGCGACGGCTGCTTCCAGATGACCAACCAGGAGCTGGCCACCTGCACCCTGAACGAGATCCCCATTAAGGTGGCCGTGATCAACAACTCCTCCCTGGGGATGGTCCGCCAGTGGCAGACCCTGTTCTACGGGCAGCGCTACTCCAACACGGACCTGCACACGGGCGCGGGCACGCAGCGGGTGCCGGACTTCGTGACCATGGCCCAGGCCTACGGGGCCGTGGGGCTGCGCTGCGAGCGCCTGGAGGACGTGGACGACGTCATCGCCCAGGCCAACGCGATCAATGACAGGCCCGTGGTCATTGACTTCATCTGCTCGGCGGACGCCCAGGTCTGGCCCATGGTGGCCGCGGGCGTCTCCAACGACGACATCCAGCACGCGCGGGGCATGAGCCCGGTGTGGGAAGAGGAGTGA